One Streptomyces sp. SAI-135 DNA segment encodes these proteins:
- a CDS encoding chitinase encodes MRSFLKPMAGLSCLIALATAGCSSGSGSTSDAKPPDRSSASPSAVTGYAPYVSATGASDNDSAGSPSVYNLAFVIADGSDCTPSWNGTSAIGDASVASRISALKEDGAEVRVSFGGASGKELAETCSSAAKLAAAYGSALDAAGSSLADFDVEGDALTDSDSVDLRSEAIALLQEERTDLAVSFTLPVMPSGLDDDSVALLESANNNAVQVSTVNIMTMNYGESYDGDMGDYAITSAKAAQAQLKSVFGTSDSTAWRALALTSMIGTNDVDGETFTLSDAAQVREFAESEGVGWVSMWSTFRDQQCASGESGEDDPLTNCSGVSQSSGAFGEALGG; translated from the coding sequence ATGCGGAGTTTCCTGAAGCCGATGGCCGGGCTCAGTTGTCTGATCGCCCTGGCCACGGCAGGGTGTTCCTCCGGATCGGGCAGCACCTCGGACGCGAAGCCGCCGGACCGGAGCAGCGCGTCACCGTCGGCGGTCACCGGGTACGCCCCGTACGTCAGTGCCACCGGGGCCTCCGACAACGACTCCGCGGGTTCGCCCTCGGTCTACAACCTGGCGTTCGTCATCGCCGACGGCAGCGACTGCACGCCGTCCTGGAACGGCACGTCGGCCATCGGGGACGCGTCCGTCGCGTCCCGGATCAGCGCGCTCAAGGAGGACGGCGCCGAGGTGCGGGTCTCCTTCGGCGGGGCGTCCGGGAAGGAGCTGGCCGAGACCTGTTCCAGTGCGGCGAAGCTCGCGGCGGCGTACGGCTCGGCGCTGGACGCGGCCGGTTCCTCGCTCGCCGACTTCGACGTCGAGGGGGACGCGCTGACGGACTCGGACTCGGTGGATCTGCGGTCCGAGGCGATCGCGTTGCTCCAGGAGGAACGGACCGATCTCGCCGTCTCGTTCACGCTTCCCGTGATGCCGTCCGGGCTCGACGACGACAGCGTGGCTCTGCTGGAGTCCGCGAACAACAACGCGGTCCAGGTGTCGACGGTCAACATCATGACGATGAACTACGGGGAGTCGTACGACGGGGACATGGGGGATTACGCGATCACCTCCGCGAAGGCGGCGCAGGCGCAGTTGAAGTCGGTCTTCGGTACGTCGGACTCCACCGCGTGGCGGGCTCTCGCGCTCACCTCGATGATCGGGACGAATGATGTGGACGGGGAGACGTTCACGTTGTCCGACGCGGCGCAGGTGCGGGAGTTCGCGGAGTCGGAGGGGGTGGGGTGGGTGTCGATGTGGTCGACGTTCCGGGATCAGCAGTGTGCGTCGGGGGAGTCCGGTGAGGATGATCCGTTGACCAATTGCAGTGGGGTTTCTCAGAGTTCGGGGGCGTTTGGGGAGGCGCTGGGGGGTTGA
- a CDS encoding geranylgeranyl reductase family protein, translating into MTEPLSENTADVIVVGAGPAGSTTAYHLAKSGLDVLLLEKTEFPREKVCGDGLTPRATKQLVAMGIDISEEAGWLRNKGLRIIGGGVRLQLDWPELASFPDYGLVRKRDDFDEQLARQAQKAGARLYERCNVGAPIVDDRTGRITGVHAKLGEDKREVTFHAPLVVAADGNSTRLSLAMGLHRREDRPMGVAVRTYFESPRHDDDYLESWLELWDRRGPGEDRLLPGYGWIFGMGDGTSNVGLGVLNTSDSFKELDWREVLKAWCASMPEDWGYTPENMTGPIRGAALPMAFNRQPHYTKGLLLVGDAGGMVNPFNGEGIAYAMESGQIAADVIVQAHARATPAQREIALQRYPRVLKDTYGGYYTLGRAFVKLIGNPKVMKIAAQRGLTHPLLMKFTLKMLANLTDPTGGDAMDRIINGLSKVAPKA; encoded by the coding sequence GTGACCGAGCCCCTGTCCGAGAACACCGCCGATGTCATCGTCGTCGGCGCGGGGCCGGCCGGCTCCACGACCGCCTACCACCTCGCCAAGTCCGGACTCGACGTGCTCCTCCTGGAGAAGACCGAGTTCCCGCGCGAGAAGGTCTGCGGCGACGGCCTCACCCCGCGCGCCACCAAGCAGCTCGTGGCCATGGGCATCGACATCTCCGAAGAGGCCGGCTGGCTGCGCAACAAGGGCCTCAGGATCATCGGCGGCGGCGTGCGCCTCCAGCTCGACTGGCCGGAACTGGCCTCCTTCCCCGACTACGGCCTCGTCCGCAAGCGCGACGACTTCGACGAGCAGCTCGCCCGCCAGGCCCAGAAGGCCGGGGCGCGGCTCTACGAGCGCTGCAACGTCGGCGCCCCGATCGTCGACGACCGCACCGGCCGCATCACGGGCGTCCACGCGAAACTCGGCGAGGACAAACGCGAGGTCACCTTCCACGCGCCCCTCGTGGTCGCCGCCGACGGCAACTCCACCCGGCTCTCCCTCGCGATGGGCCTGCACCGCCGCGAGGACCGCCCGATGGGCGTCGCCGTACGGACGTACTTCGAGAGCCCCCGCCACGACGACGACTACCTGGAGTCCTGGCTGGAGCTGTGGGACCGCCGCGGCCCCGGCGAGGACCGGCTGCTGCCCGGCTACGGCTGGATCTTCGGCATGGGCGACGGCACCTCCAACGTCGGCCTCGGCGTGCTGAACACCTCCGACTCCTTCAAGGAGCTCGACTGGCGCGAGGTGCTGAAGGCCTGGTGCGCCTCCATGCCGGAGGACTGGGGCTACACGCCGGAGAACATGACCGGCCCGATCCGCGGCGCCGCCCTGCCGATGGCCTTCAACCGCCAGCCGCACTACACCAAGGGGCTGCTCCTGGTCGGCGACGCCGGCGGCATGGTGAACCCCTTCAACGGCGAGGGCATCGCCTACGCCATGGAGTCCGGCCAGATCGCCGCCGACGTCATCGTCCAGGCCCACGCCCGCGCGACGCCCGCCCAGCGGGAGATCGCCCTCCAGCGCTACCCGCGGGTCCTCAAGGACACCTACGGCGGCTACTACACGCTCGGCCGCGCCTTCGTGAAGCTCATCGGCAACCCGAAGGTCATGAAGATCGCGGCCCAGCGCGGACTGACCCACCCGCTGCTCATGAAGTTCACCCTCAAGATGCTCGCCAACCTCACCGACCCCACGGGCGGCGACGCGATGGACCGGATCATCAACGGGCTGAGCAAGGTGGCGCCGAAGGCGTGA
- a CDS encoding acyltransferase family protein, translating to MSWEHQGHPQQGFPHQGYPQQGYPQQGYGQEYGYSGYAQQPYVQDYVGHEVLEAPADAEAEEEKPPSRPSGRDRYFDTLRALALIRVVAYHTFGWAWAGMVFPSMGIMFGLAGTLMAKSLERPAAQVIRSRLRRLLPPFWFWGVFVVLAMLVHDWMPGWQIVYWVVPLGDPPGNAWGEQAWEILWYLRTYLWFVLLSPVLLKVFRAAPVPVLLASLAPIVVFQFLWEPPDDRLGSALTDLATFLFCWILGFAHRDRVLDRLKPPAVVVLSLAAIGFGGWYAFTHQAGTGSYDLDDIPLAQAFWSAGYVTLLMWAKSYFRIDFAWLTRFRRTDRVVTVFNSRAVTIYLWHEIALILAVPLIDQFWNVPAFEKWLPLESQWFMFGIGWLLVAVFVLLCGWVEDVAGKKKPQLLPGGPPARMGT from the coding sequence ATGAGCTGGGAGCACCAGGGACACCCCCAGCAGGGATTCCCCCACCAGGGATACCCCCAGCAGGGATACCCCCAGCAGGGATACGGGCAGGAGTACGGGTACTCGGGGTATGCGCAACAGCCGTACGTCCAGGACTACGTCGGCCACGAGGTTCTCGAAGCCCCCGCTGACGCCGAGGCGGAGGAGGAGAAGCCTCCGTCTCGGCCCTCCGGCCGTGACCGCTACTTCGACACGCTCCGGGCCCTCGCTCTGATCCGGGTCGTCGCCTATCACACGTTCGGGTGGGCCTGGGCCGGCATGGTCTTCCCCTCCATGGGCATCATGTTCGGCCTGGCCGGGACGCTGATGGCGAAGTCCCTGGAGCGCCCGGCGGCCCAGGTGATCAGGAGCCGGCTGCGCCGCCTGCTGCCGCCGTTCTGGTTCTGGGGCGTCTTCGTGGTCCTCGCGATGCTGGTCCACGACTGGATGCCGGGCTGGCAGATCGTCTACTGGGTCGTGCCGCTCGGCGACCCGCCGGGCAACGCCTGGGGTGAGCAGGCCTGGGAAATCCTCTGGTACCTGCGCACGTACCTCTGGTTCGTCCTGCTGTCCCCGGTGCTGCTGAAGGTGTTCCGGGCGGCCCCGGTACCGGTCCTGCTGGCCTCCCTGGCCCCGATCGTGGTCTTCCAGTTCCTGTGGGAGCCCCCGGACGACCGCCTCGGCAGCGCGCTGACCGACCTCGCGACCTTCCTGTTCTGCTGGATCCTCGGCTTCGCCCACCGGGACCGGGTCCTGGACCGGCTCAAGCCCCCGGCCGTGGTCGTGCTCTCGCTCGCCGCGATCGGGTTCGGCGGCTGGTACGCCTTCACCCACCAGGCCGGGACGGGGTCGTACGACCTCGACGACATCCCCCTCGCGCAGGCCTTCTGGTCCGCCGGGTACGTGACGCTGCTGATGTGGGCCAAGTCGTACTTCCGGATCGACTTCGCGTGGCTGACCCGCTTCCGGCGCACGGACCGGGTCGTCACCGTCTTCAACTCCCGCGCGGTGACGATCTACCTGTGGCACGAGATCGCGCTGATCCTCGCCGTGCCGCTGATCGACCAGTTCTGGAACGTGCCCGCCTTCGAGAAGTGGCTGCCCCTGGAGAGCCAGTGGTTCATGTTCGGCATCGGCTGGCTCCTCGTGGCGGTGTTCGTGCTGCTGTGCGGATGGGTGGAGGACGTGGCCGGGAAGAAGAAGCCGCAGCTTCTCCCGGGCGGACCGCCTGCAAGAATGGGGACGTGA
- a CDS encoding demethylmenaquinone methyltransferase, with the protein MTRASLNKQPHEVASMFDDVAERYDLTNDVLSLGQDRVWRKEVARAVDARPAQKILDLAAGTATSSLPFARTGAYVVPCDFSIGMLRVGKRNHSWLPFTAGDATRLPFRDDSFDAVTISFGLRNVQDTDAALREMYRVTRPGGRVVICEFSHPTWAPFRTVYTEYLMRALPPVARAVSSNPDAYVYLAESIRAWPDQPALAERLQKAGWSNVAWRNLTGGIVALHRGVKES; encoded by the coding sequence GTGACCCGCGCTTCCCTGAACAAGCAGCCGCACGAAGTCGCCTCGATGTTCGACGACGTGGCGGAACGGTACGACCTGACCAACGACGTGCTGTCGCTGGGCCAGGACCGGGTGTGGCGCAAGGAGGTCGCCAGGGCCGTCGACGCCCGCCCCGCCCAGAAGATCCTGGACCTGGCGGCGGGCACCGCCACCTCGTCGCTGCCCTTCGCCCGCACCGGCGCCTACGTCGTGCCCTGCGACTTCTCGATCGGCATGCTGCGGGTCGGCAAGCGGAACCACTCCTGGCTGCCGTTCACCGCGGGCGACGCGACCCGGCTGCCCTTCCGGGACGACAGCTTCGACGCCGTCACCATCTCCTTCGGGCTGCGCAACGTCCAGGACACCGACGCCGCCCTGCGCGAGATGTACCGGGTGACCCGGCCCGGCGGCCGGGTCGTGATCTGCGAGTTCTCCCACCCGACCTGGGCGCCCTTCCGCACGGTCTACACCGAGTACCTGATGCGCGCCCTGCCGCCGGTCGCCCGCGCGGTCTCCTCCAACCCCGACGCGTACGTCTACCTCGCCGAGTCCATCCGCGCCTGGCCCGACCAGCCGGCCCTGGCCGAGCGCCTGCAGAAGGCGGGCTGGTCGAACGTGGCCTGGCGGAACCTGACCGGCGGGATCGTGGCCCTGCACCGGGGCGTCAAGGAGAGCTGA
- a CDS encoding PASTA domain-containing protein: MRVPRLVGLMAVDARETAQAQGLFVNAPDRKDFHQAVVDYVVRQYPQPGAEVPRDSVVYVWFDLGPGEGGGGIREPRIPRPPSGGLQRELDEPGDPYVVRCVTGL, encoded by the coding sequence GTGCGCGTACCGCGTCTGGTCGGACTCATGGCCGTCGACGCGCGCGAGACGGCCCAGGCGCAGGGCCTGTTCGTCAACGCGCCGGACCGCAAGGACTTCCACCAGGCCGTCGTCGACTATGTCGTACGCCAGTACCCGCAGCCCGGCGCCGAGGTGCCGCGGGACTCCGTGGTGTACGTGTGGTTCGACCTCGGCCCGGGTGAGGGCGGCGGGGGCATCCGCGAGCCCCGCATCCCCAGACCCCCGAGCGGAGGCCTCCAACGCGAACTGGACGAGCCTGGCGATCCGTACGTGGTCCGGTGCGTGACGGGACTCTGA
- a CDS encoding GNAT family N-acetyltransferase, which yields MDRALPVVRLRVPTDEDAVAWHRVFDDPDVMEFHGGRSAELSVYEELTARQRRHDAERGFCLWTMVAEDGQVIGFTGAQPWPRDWGPTGEIEIGWRLGRAHWGRGYATVAARMTLERLRAAGVRDVVALVRPGNERSIAVAKRLGMELAETYPHPLLQEEVLCFRLALEESYAE from the coding sequence ATGGACCGAGCTCTGCCCGTAGTACGGCTGCGTGTCCCCACCGACGAGGACGCCGTCGCCTGGCACCGGGTCTTCGACGACCCGGACGTCATGGAGTTCCACGGCGGCAGGTCCGCGGAACTGTCCGTCTACGAGGAGCTCACCGCGCGGCAGCGCCGGCACGACGCCGAGCGGGGTTTCTGTCTGTGGACCATGGTCGCCGAGGACGGGCAGGTCATCGGTTTCACCGGAGCCCAGCCGTGGCCGCGGGACTGGGGGCCGACGGGCGAGATCGAGATCGGGTGGCGGCTCGGACGGGCCCACTGGGGCCGCGGGTACGCCACGGTGGCCGCGCGGATGACGCTGGAGCGGCTCAGGGCGGCGGGCGTCAGGGACGTGGTGGCGCTGGTCAGACCCGGCAACGAACGGTCGATCGCGGTCGCCAAGCGCCTCGGAATGGAACTCGCGGAGACCTACCCGCACCCCCTCCTCCAGGAAGAGGTGCTGTGCTTCCGCCTTGCCCTGGAGGAGAGTTACGCAGAGTAG
- a CDS encoding bifunctional polysaccharide deacetylase/glycosyltransferase family 2 protein, with the protein MTTTTPSRGRRRAPSRIERAAGKAAALQKPRVILALLLLLGLTSVMLLDGYLRAEVGGDQRVRDGASSSKVPEKILDGGPIISFRGGQATTTSVPSKTIALTFDDGPNPTYTPQVLEILEKYDVPATFFVVGSMVSRYPGIVQDMVDQGNEVGIHTFTHVDLSYQSDARIRREMTQTQLALAGAAGITTTLFRAPYSSETDAIDNYSWPVYKKLGEEGYTSVFVDTDSDDWKKPGVSKIVKWATPSGTSGASVLMHDAGGDREQTIEALPKYIEKMRAKGYTFTTVSGVIEAQNTGAAGGQLPGGALNGADRLQAAHREATGATLYEGKALVVAVAVAEYTVPTLSAGLVVVGVAVMGRFGMMLVLARRHYRQRNKRRFSWGPTVTRPVTVIVPAYNEKECIANTLESLAKSTHPIEVIVVDDGSSDGTSEIARAAADKLGMTNVRVIRQENAGKPAALNNGVRSASHDIVVMMDGDTVFEPDTVRQLVQPFADPEVGAVAGNAKVGNRNTVIGAWQHIEYVMGFNLDRRMYDLLRCMPTIPGAIGAFRREAVLQVGGMSEDTLAEDTDITIAMHRAGWRVVYQEHARAWTEAPGSLKQLWSQRYRWSYGTMQALWKHRRSLTDKGPSGRFGRVGMPLVVIFQILTPVFAPLIDVFTAYSMIFVDFQAALYAWLAVLGVQLVCAAYAFKLDKEQYRYLLMMPLQQLAYRQMMYLVLIHSCITALTGGRLRWQKLKRTGEVGTPAGVS; encoded by the coding sequence ATGACCACGACGACGCCCTCCCGCGGCCGCCGGCGTGCCCCCTCCCGCATCGAGCGGGCGGCGGGCAAGGCCGCGGCGCTGCAGAAACCGCGGGTCATCCTCGCCCTGCTGCTCCTGCTCGGCCTGACCAGTGTCATGCTGCTCGACGGCTATCTGCGCGCCGAGGTCGGCGGCGACCAGCGGGTGCGCGACGGCGCCAGCTCCAGCAAGGTCCCCGAGAAGATCCTCGACGGCGGGCCGATCATCAGCTTCCGGGGCGGGCAGGCGACGACGACCTCCGTCCCGTCCAAGACGATCGCGCTCACCTTCGACGACGGCCCGAACCCGACGTACACGCCCCAGGTCCTGGAGATCCTGGAGAAGTACGACGTCCCGGCGACCTTCTTCGTGGTCGGCTCGATGGTCTCGCGCTACCCGGGGATCGTGCAGGACATGGTCGACCAGGGCAACGAGGTGGGCATCCACACCTTCACCCACGTCGACCTCTCCTACCAGAGCGACGCCCGCATCCGGCGCGAGATGACCCAGACGCAGCTCGCGCTCGCGGGCGCGGCCGGCATCACGACCACGCTGTTCCGGGCGCCGTACTCCTCGGAGACGGACGCGATCGACAACTACAGCTGGCCCGTCTACAAGAAGCTCGGCGAGGAGGGCTACACCAGCGTCTTCGTCGACACCGACAGCGACGACTGGAAGAAGCCGGGCGTCTCGAAGATCGTCAAGTGGGCCACGCCGTCCGGTACCTCGGGCGCCTCCGTGCTGATGCACGACGCCGGTGGCGACCGCGAGCAGACGATCGAGGCGCTGCCGAAGTACATCGAGAAGATGCGGGCGAAGGGCTACACCTTCACCACCGTCAGCGGGGTCATCGAGGCCCAGAACACGGGCGCCGCGGGCGGACAGCTCCCGGGCGGGGCGCTGAACGGCGCCGACCGCCTCCAGGCCGCGCACCGCGAGGCCACCGGGGCGACCCTCTACGAGGGCAAGGCGCTCGTCGTGGCCGTCGCCGTGGCCGAGTACACCGTGCCCACGCTGTCGGCCGGACTGGTGGTCGTCGGCGTGGCCGTCATGGGCCGGTTCGGAATGATGCTGGTCCTCGCCCGCCGCCACTACAGACAGCGCAACAAACGCCGCTTCAGCTGGGGGCCCACGGTCACCCGCCCGGTGACCGTGATCGTCCCGGCGTACAACGAGAAGGAGTGCATCGCCAACACCCTGGAGTCGCTGGCGAAGAGCACCCATCCGATCGAGGTGATCGTCGTCGACGACGGCTCCTCCGACGGGACCTCGGAGATCGCCCGGGCCGCGGCCGACAAGCTCGGCATGACCAACGTCCGCGTCATCCGCCAGGAGAACGCGGGCAAGCCGGCCGCCCTCAACAACGGCGTCCGCAGCGCCAGTCACGACATCGTCGTGATGATGGACGGCGACACCGTCTTCGAACCGGACACCGTACGGCAGCTGGTGCAGCCCTTCGCGGACCCGGAGGTCGGCGCGGTCGCCGGCAACGCCAAGGTCGGCAACCGCAACACGGTCATCGGGGCCTGGCAGCACATCGAGTACGTGATGGGCTTCAACCTCGACCGCCGGATGTACGACCTGCTGCGCTGCATGCCCACCATCCCGGGCGCGATCGGCGCCTTCCGCCGCGAGGCGGTCCTCCAGGTCGGCGGCATGAGCGAGGACACCCTCGCCGAGGACACCGACATCACCATCGCGATGCACCGCGCGGGCTGGCGGGTCGTCTACCAGGAGCACGCCCGCGCCTGGACCGAGGCGCCCGGCTCCCTCAAGCAGCTCTGGTCGCAGCGCTACCGGTGGTCGTACGGCACCATGCAGGCGCTGTGGAAGCACCGCAGGTCCCTCACCGACAAGGGGCCCTCGGGCCGCTTCGGCCGGGTCGGGATGCCGCTGGTGGTGATCTTCCAGATCCTCACGCCGGTCTTCGCCCCGCTGATCGACGTGTTCACCGCCTACTCGATGATCTTCGTCGACTTCCAGGCGGCGCTGTACGCGTGGCTCGCGGTCCTCGGCGTCCAGCTCGTGTGTGCCGCGTACGCCTTCAAGCTGGACAAGGAGCAGTACCGGTATCTGCTGATGATGCCGCTCCAGCAACTCGCCTACCGGCAGATGATGTACCTCGTCCTCATCCACTCCTGCATCACCGCGCTCACCGGCGGCCGCCTGCGCTGGCAGAAACTGAAGCGGACCGGCGAGGTCGGCACCCCGGCGGGGGTGAGCTAG
- the def gene encoding peptide deformylase, whose amino-acid sequence MPSVFVQGRPTDTYPPLAPEARRGRVRRITEVGEEVLHKPCRDVTEFGPDLAALIDDMFLTMYIAEGAGLAANQVGVALRLFVYDCPDDDGVRHVGHVVNPVLDPLDPAGRRLLDDGEGCLSVPGAVMDVPRPDRAVVRGFDRDGEPLVIEGTGYFARCLAHETDHVNGHVYLDRLSKRDRRRALGQMTDRREEVFARRTANIEALHDPRGTFSA is encoded by the coding sequence ATGCCCAGTGTGTTCGTCCAGGGCAGGCCCACCGACACCTACCCGCCGCTCGCCCCCGAGGCCCGGCGCGGGCGGGTGCGGCGGATCACCGAGGTCGGCGAGGAAGTGCTGCACAAGCCGTGCCGGGACGTGACCGAGTTCGGGCCCGACCTCGCCGCGCTGATCGACGACATGTTCCTGACCATGTACATCGCGGAGGGGGCCGGCCTCGCGGCGAACCAGGTCGGCGTCGCCCTGCGCCTCTTCGTGTACGACTGCCCCGACGACGACGGAGTCCGGCATGTCGGACACGTCGTCAACCCGGTGCTGGACCCGCTCGATCCGGCCGGGCGCAGGCTGCTCGACGACGGCGAGGGGTGCCTGTCGGTGCCGGGCGCCGTCATGGACGTACCGCGTCCGGACCGGGCCGTGGTGCGCGGGTTCGACCGGGACGGGGAGCCGCTCGTGATCGAGGGGACCGGCTACTTCGCGCGGTGCCTGGCGCACGAGACCGACCATGTGAACGGGCACGTGTATCTGGACCGGCTGTCGAAGCGGGACCGCAGGCGGGCGCTCGGGCAGATGACGGACCGGCGGGAGGAGGTGTTCGCCCGCCGGACGGCCAACATCGAGGCGCTGCACGACCCTCGGGGCACGTTCAGCGCCTGA